In uncultured Desulfobacter sp., one DNA window encodes the following:
- a CDS encoding class I SAM-dependent methyltransferase produces MTQTNKKYYFGKDLEAMSFANNYHRWLLAEFLPYLKGSVAEVGAGIGNVSKLILESNINSLTAFEPSVNMYPLLEKALKKDMRAKAVNDFLCIEDGDASFDSVLYVNVLEHIEDDVCELACAHTAMTSGGHIMIFVPALPWLYSELDTQFGHFRRYTKDRLLALIQRSGFSIVKARYFDLAGIIPWFINYTLLKNTMNGQNVFIYDRLVVPVMRVIESLVSPFIGKNILLVARKK; encoded by the coding sequence ATGACACAAACAAACAAGAAATACTACTTTGGCAAAGACTTGGAAGCTATGTCCTTTGCAAATAATTATCACCGATGGTTATTGGCCGAATTTTTACCTTATCTCAAAGGTTCTGTTGCTGAGGTTGGTGCAGGCATCGGCAATGTTTCAAAACTCATATTGGAATCCAATATAAATAGCCTGACAGCATTTGAACCATCGGTTAACATGTATCCATTACTGGAAAAGGCTCTTAAGAAAGATATGCGGGCCAAGGCTGTCAATGATTTTTTGTGTATAGAGGACGGTGATGCATCTTTTGATTCCGTTCTGTATGTTAATGTCCTTGAACATATAGAAGATGATGTTTGTGAACTTGCCTGTGCTCATACTGCGATGACTTCCGGCGGTCATATTATGATATTCGTACCCGCGCTGCCATGGTTGTATAGTGAACTTGATACGCAATTCGGCCATTTTCGTCGATATACTAAAGATCGCCTTTTGGCACTGATTCAGCGGTCTGGGTTCTCTATTGTAAAAGCCCGCTATTTTGATCTGGCCGGCATTATTCCCTGGTTCATCAATTATACCCTGCTGAAAAATACAATGAATGGCCAGAATGTATTCATATACGATCGGTTAGTTGTGCCTGTAATGCGTGTAATTGAATCATTGGTTTCACCCTTTATAGGGAAAAATATTCTACTCGTTGCCCGGAAAAAATAG